Proteins encoded by one window of Mauremys mutica isolate MM-2020 ecotype Southern chromosome 25, ASM2049712v1, whole genome shotgun sequence:
- the CBX1 gene encoding chromobox protein homolog 1: MGKKQNKKKVEEVLEEEEEEYVVEKVLDRRVVKGKVEYLLKWKGFSDEDNTWEPEENLDCPDLIAEFLQSQKTAHESEKSEGSKRKAESDTEDRGEESKPKKKKEESEKPRGFARGFEPERIIGATDSSGELMFLMKWKNSDEADLVPAKEANIKCPQVVISFYEERLTWHSYPSEDDDKKEDKN; this comes from the exons ATGGGAAAAAAGCAGAACAAGAAGAAAGTGGAGGAGGTCttagaggaagaagaggaggagtatGTGGTGGAGAAGGTCCTAGACCGGCGAGTGGTGAAAGGCAAAGTGGAGTATCTGCTGAAGTGGAAAGGCTTCTCGGA CGAGGATAACACGTGGGAGCCGGAGGAGAATCTCGACTGCCCCGACCTCATTGCAGAGTTTCTCCAGTCCCAGAAAACCGCACACGAGAGTGAGAAATCTGAGGGGAGCAAACGCAAAGCCGAATCTGACACAGAGGACAGAGGGGAGGAGAGCAAACCaaagaagaaaaaggaagag TCGGAGAAACCACGAGGCTTTGCCCGGGGGTTTGAACCTGAGCGGATCATCGGCGCCACAGATTCCAGCGGGGAGCTCATGTTCCTGATGAAATG GAAGAACTCTGATGAGGCTGACCTGGTCCCCGCAAAGGAAGCCAACATCAAGTGCCCCCAGGTGGTCATCTCGTTCTATGAGGAGAGACTGACATGGCACTCTTACCCCTCGGAAGACGACGACAAGAAAGAGGACAAGAACTAA